Proteins encoded together in one Cetobacterium somerae ATCC BAA-474 window:
- a CDS encoding HdeD family acid-resistance protein produces the protein MNNLSKNIYLTLLVIGIIFSLIGVFGVFNPLMFSIYLIEILAIFFFMNGVKNLVKGIQLIKNPNVHWSLFILLSILEIIAALSLLITPFSSQIFIIIYIGFIMLLKGIFVVFNSLFHKNIFPGLSSVTFSNGLIDILFGILLIVVPFISQQFIFLCVAWYILFSGINLVMMSFSIKRNIL, from the coding sequence ATGAATAATTTATCAAAAAATATTTACCTCACATTATTAGTAATTGGAATAATTTTTAGTTTAATTGGAGTGTTTGGTGTCTTTAATCCTTTAATGTTTTCTATTTATTTAATTGAAATTTTAGCTATATTTTTCTTTATGAATGGAGTTAAGAATTTAGTAAAAGGAATTCAGTTAATCAAAAATCCAAATGTTCATTGGAGTTTATTTATACTTTTAAGTATTTTAGAAATTATAGCAGCACTATCGCTTTTAATAACTCCATTTTCAAGTCAAATTTTTATAATAATTTACATTGGATTCATTATGCTATTAAAAGGAATATTTGTTGTATTTAATAGTTTGTTTCATAAAAATATTTTTCCGGGATTATCTAGTGTAACTTTTAGTAATGGATTGATAGATATCTTATTTGGAATTTTATTAATAGTAGTTCCATTTATATCACAACAGTTCATTTTTTTATGTGTAGCTTGGTATATTTTATTTAGCGGCATAAATTTAGTTATGATGAGTTTTTCAATAAAAAGAAATATTTTATAA
- a CDS encoding Rid family hydrolase, which yields MKKNINNTDFLAAIGGIKVNGTIFLSRQVPLSLENMEIVSKDISEQIEQIFKNTQNLLESMEYSLKDIVKVSIYMKNMNDFIKVKKVYRKYLENINPARTLLEVSHLPKNSKIMMDLVAAK from the coding sequence ATGAAAAAAAATATTAATAATACTGATTTTCTAGCTGCTATAGGGGGAATAAAAGTTAATGGTACAATTTTTTTGTCAAGACAAGTACCTTTAAGTCTAGAAAATATGGAAATAGTATCAAAAGATATTAGCGAACAAATAGAACAGATTTTTAAAAATACTCAAAATTTATTAGAGAGTATGGAATATTCATTAAAAGATATAGTAAAAGTTTCAATTTATATGAAAAATATGAATGATTTTATAAAAGTAAAAAAAGTTTATAGGAAATATTTAGAAAATATTAATCCTGCGAGAACATTATTAGAAGTTTCTCATTTACCAAAAAATTCTAAAATTATGATGGATTTAGTTGCAGCAAAATAA